A single region of the Halorussus gelatinilyticus genome encodes:
- a CDS encoding inorganic phosphate transporter — MISVLLLVGLAVAVFVGFNIGGSSTGVAFGPAVGSGVLSKLGAAALMASFALLGGWTVGRNVVATMGGEIVPSTLFTLPASVGVLFFVGLALLVSNLFGVPASTSMTAVGAIAGLGVAAGDINWGVMGGIVSWWLVAPIVAFWVCAVIGRYLYPYLDVWFRIDRTEGPLFEYNRVASIPYPVPSATTNRRELISSVLVVVIGCYMAFSAGASNVANAVAPLVGSGELGINQGILLAAGAIAVGAFTIARRTLDTVGNDLTDLPLLAALIVEVVSASLITFLSYLGIPASLAVSATMCIIGLGWGRATRTVKVRDAAAAAVRGEGEERSESGEGGSKMSVDALTAEPDDEVQKIGEEDPDELQTKDLFDPASTGRVIMLWILTPSVSALASFLLFEFFPIYR, encoded by the coding sequence GTGATCAGCGTACTCCTACTCGTCGGTCTCGCGGTCGCGGTCTTCGTCGGGTTCAACATCGGTGGTTCCTCGACCGGCGTCGCCTTCGGTCCCGCGGTCGGCAGCGGCGTCCTCTCGAAACTCGGTGCCGCCGCGTTGATGGCGAGTTTCGCACTGCTGGGCGGGTGGACGGTCGGCCGGAACGTCGTGGCGACGATGGGCGGCGAAATCGTCCCCTCGACGCTGTTTACGCTTCCGGCGAGCGTCGGCGTACTCTTCTTCGTCGGGCTGGCGTTGCTGGTCTCGAACCTGTTCGGCGTGCCCGCCTCCACCTCGATGACCGCCGTGGGTGCCATCGCCGGACTCGGCGTCGCGGCCGGCGACATCAACTGGGGCGTGATGGGCGGCATCGTCTCGTGGTGGCTCGTCGCGCCCATCGTCGCGTTCTGGGTCTGTGCGGTCATCGGGCGGTACCTCTACCCGTATCTGGACGTGTGGTTCCGCATCGACCGGACGGAAGGCCCCCTGTTCGAGTACAACCGCGTGGCGTCGATTCCCTATCCGGTTCCGAGCGCGACGACGAATCGCCGCGAGTTGATCAGCAGCGTCCTCGTGGTCGTCATCGGCTGTTACATGGCGTTCTCCGCGGGCGCGAGCAACGTGGCCAACGCGGTCGCACCGCTCGTGGGGAGCGGCGAGTTGGGCATCAATCAGGGTATCCTGCTGGCCGCGGGAGCCATCGCGGTCGGCGCGTTCACCATCGCTCGCCGGACGCTCGACACCGTGGGCAACGACCTCACCGACCTGCCCCTGCTGGCCGCGCTCATCGTCGAGGTCGTCTCGGCGTCGCTCATCACGTTCCTGTCGTACCTCGGGATTCCGGCGAGTCTCGCAGTGAGCGCGACGATGTGCATCATCGGTCTCGGGTGGGGCCGGGCGACTCGCACCGTCAAGGTCCGGGACGCCGCGGCCGCCGCGGTCCGCGGCGAGGGCGAGGAGAGAAGCGAATCCGGCGAGGGCGGCTCGAAGATGTCGGTGGACGCGCTGACCGCCGAACCCGACGACGAAGTGCAGAAAATCGGCGAGGAGGACCCCGACGAACTCCAGACGAAGGACCTGTTCGACCCGGCCTCGACCGGTCGCGTCATCATGCTCTGGATTCTGACGCCGAGCGTCTCGGCGTTGGCGTCGTTCCTCCTGTTCGAGTTCTTCCCGATTTATCGCTAA
- a CDS encoding DNA adenine methylase, with the protein MGIRFIGHKQKLVSEIVSVIDSTVGQSTRIGDLFTGTGSVAAGLKQSGHSVVANDLLTHCCLSARAQLCNPPQPAFEMLLEEAPEVSEVSNQFIQRSGYTQTLSYLNQVEGIPGFVYSTYSPGGTADREEPRQYFTNENAKQIDAIRQRVHQWHNDGIISDDEHALLIYDLIQATNEVANTAGTYGAFLKSWYERAKESLELTPSEIPDGPLDHKIFQQDANKLATDLSVPAVYLDPPYTKRQYASYYHLPETISQKTNPSVSGKTGLPDWKPKSSDYCHKRRAGGKLDGLLSNLDTEYVFLSYSDEGHITPDELNNILTNHGSVELHTFDHQRYKSNTEAKSGDLTEALYVVELA; encoded by the coding sequence ATGGGTATCCGGTTCATTGGCCACAAACAAAAACTGGTCTCTGAGATCGTCTCTGTTATCGATTCTACTGTGGGGCAGTCTACTCGTATCGGCGATCTTTTTACCGGTACAGGCAGTGTTGCAGCAGGTTTGAAGCAATCAGGACATTCCGTTGTTGCTAATGACCTACTCACCCACTGTTGCCTCTCTGCACGCGCCCAACTCTGCAATCCACCCCAACCAGCATTTGAGATGCTGCTTGAGGAAGCACCTGAGGTCAGTGAAGTTAGCAACCAATTCATACAGCGTTCGGGATATACACAGACGTTGTCATACTTGAATCAGGTTGAGGGCATTCCTGGTTTCGTGTACTCTACCTATTCTCCGGGAGGAACTGCCGACCGAGAGGAGCCAAGACAGTATTTCACGAACGAAAACGCGAAGCAGATTGATGCAATTCGGCAGAGGGTACATCAGTGGCACAACGACGGGATAATCAGCGATGATGAGCACGCGCTCTTGATCTACGATCTTATTCAGGCCACAAATGAGGTTGCTAATACGGCCGGAACCTATGGTGCGTTCCTGAAATCATGGTATGAGCGCGCAAAAGAATCGTTGGAATTGACGCCCTCGGAGATTCCTGATGGACCACTTGATCACAAGATCTTCCAACAGGACGCGAATAAATTAGCTACCGATCTTTCAGTTCCAGCTGTTTATCTTGACCCACCGTACACGAAGCGACAATATGCCTCGTACTACCATCTTCCTGAGACAATCTCACAGAAAACGAACCCATCTGTGTCTGGGAAAACCGGCTTACCGGATTGGAAGCCAAAGAGCTCTGACTACTGCCATAAGCGCAGAGCTGGTGGGAAGTTGGATGGTCTCTTATCTAACCTTGATACAGAGTACGTGTTCCTCAGTTACAGCGATGAAGGACACATAACTCCTGACGAACTTAACAATATTCTCACTAACCATGGGTCTGTAGAACTCCATACATTTGATCATCAACGGTACAAAAGCAACACAGAAGCGAAATCGGGCGATCTAACTGAAGCGTTGTATGTGGTGGAGTTGGCTTAG
- the fer gene encoding ferredoxin Fer: MPTVEYLNYEVLDDQGWDMDDDDLFEEAADADLGDEDYGTLDVAEGEYILEAAEAQGYDWPFSCRAGACANCAAIVKEGEIDMDMQQILSDEEVEDKNVRLTCIGSAATDEVRIVYNAKHLDYLQNRVI; encoded by the coding sequence ATGCCTACCGTAGAATACCTCAACTACGAAGTGCTGGACGACCAGGGCTGGGACATGGACGACGACGACCTCTTCGAGGAGGCCGCCGACGCGGACCTCGGCGACGAGGACTACGGCACGCTCGACGTCGCCGAAGGCGAGTACATCCTCGAAGCCGCGGAGGCGCAGGGCTACGACTGGCCCTTCTCGTGCCGCGCCGGTGCCTGTGCGAACTGCGCCGCCATCGTCAAAGAGGGCGAAATCGACATGGACATGCAGCAGATCCTCTCGGACGAAGAGGTCGAGGACAAGAACGTCCGCCTGACCTGCATCGGTAGCGCGGCGACCGACGAGGTCCGCATCGTCTACAACGCCAAGCACCTCGACTACCTCCAGAACCGCGTCATCTAA
- a CDS encoding Eco57I restriction-modification methylase domain-containing protein → MVESKNLPPAVDALSTYVASAIDQVGDGEQSFESIEQDCKRVTLQSIVSVTHATQQGVDPYTTWIDLRDAALSNKKHALNPLFRTGSIDATSLPVEQVLSAHTNNWESKEPNAFDPISNALESFTEYQPNPDVDELHYESANDDRRVSGTYLTPIELAKRAVRPATERKVRERCQEHNCWPGGMDDFERVDAEDIGNVVSSLSIVDPACGSGSMLLGVLEVLAPVIATSIAGSSDPDSDDLTEANQLIVENAFYGADANRLSREACLAVLWAEGGFAASELGPSPDRFVVGDSLQGSVRQQRLSSIESAENGTTYREQLRPINWGQEFDQVFSSNDGFDIVVTNPPWERVKVQTREFLAARQPKLAEVGTSAERGDQIAGERYESVQTDLQQARDQAKKYADEIRDSVDYEWTNVGMLNLYSLFVERSLQIISESGYCAFIVPTGIATDYYTSDFFEHLTTQGKLVSLYDFENREKLFEDVDGRTRFSLLTLSNEPSSKEADYVFFAHEPSDIDDESRHVKLSPNEIGQLNPITKTAPLVRGRKALEILQKQHDISPIFVGEEGDEEAENTNPWGVTYKRMFDMSTDSDQFISINELSDGTRERNGDINMGDETYKRLYEGRMVGQYNHRKSHAKDADGNLFRSGTKEPTKETNLSNPDFTVNARYYLPSESVDAATPGDYPHEWFIGFKDITSATNSRTMIASVLPHTAVGNKFPLLLTSRPAREVACLLTNLNSMAYDFACRQKIGNVTLNWYIVRQTPVLSPEVYRGQTIRGEPMVDWISERVAELTYTAHDLDSWGDDLGFQSTPYDWDSERRTELRAELDGLFFHLYELTETDVNHIINSFGALRRRGDGEFEYKSQVLDVYRSLSDEFSREQSNESLSVSTR, encoded by the coding sequence ATGGTAGAAAGCAAAAATCTCCCTCCTGCGGTTGATGCACTCTCCACGTATGTAGCGTCCGCCATCGATCAGGTTGGCGATGGTGAACAGAGTTTCGAGTCGATCGAGCAAGACTGTAAACGAGTTACGCTTCAATCAATAGTTAGCGTTACACACGCTACACAGCAGGGTGTAGATCCCTATACAACATGGATTGACCTCAGAGACGCTGCGCTGTCGAATAAGAAACATGCTCTAAATCCACTCTTCCGTACGGGTTCGATTGACGCTACTAGTTTACCTGTTGAGCAGGTACTTTCTGCTCATACCAACAATTGGGAATCCAAAGAGCCAAACGCATTTGATCCAATCAGCAATGCTCTGGAATCGTTCACTGAGTACCAACCTAATCCCGACGTAGACGAACTGCACTATGAATCAGCTAATGACGATCGAAGAGTCTCTGGGACATATCTCACACCGATTGAGTTAGCAAAACGAGCTGTTAGGCCAGCTACCGAACGGAAGGTCCGAGAACGATGCCAAGAACATAATTGCTGGCCGGGCGGTATGGATGATTTCGAACGTGTTGATGCTGAGGACATAGGAAACGTAGTTTCGTCATTAAGTATTGTGGATCCAGCCTGTGGATCCGGCAGTATGCTACTTGGTGTTCTTGAGGTGCTAGCACCTGTTATTGCAACATCAATCGCGGGGTCTAGTGACCCCGATTCGGATGATCTAACCGAGGCCAACCAGCTCATCGTAGAAAATGCATTTTATGGGGCAGATGCTAACCGGCTCTCCCGAGAAGCTTGTTTGGCGGTTCTCTGGGCTGAAGGCGGTTTTGCCGCCTCGGAACTGGGTCCTAGCCCGGATCGATTCGTCGTCGGAGACTCTCTCCAAGGTTCGGTCAGACAACAACGTCTTTCAAGTATAGAATCTGCCGAAAACGGAACCACCTATCGTGAGCAACTACGTCCTATTAACTGGGGGCAGGAGTTTGATCAGGTCTTCAGTTCGAACGATGGGTTTGATATCGTAGTGACGAATCCACCTTGGGAGCGGGTTAAAGTGCAGACTAGAGAGTTCCTTGCGGCGAGACAGCCAAAGCTTGCAGAGGTTGGCACATCTGCAGAGCGAGGGGATCAAATCGCCGGAGAGCGGTATGAGAGCGTGCAAACCGACCTACAACAGGCACGAGACCAAGCAAAAAAATACGCCGACGAGATCCGGGATTCTGTTGATTACGAATGGACCAACGTGGGAATGCTAAACTTGTATAGTTTGTTCGTCGAACGTTCGTTGCAGATAATTTCAGAGAGCGGCTACTGTGCGTTTATTGTCCCCACAGGGATTGCGACGGACTACTACACCAGTGACTTCTTCGAGCATCTTACGACACAAGGTAAATTGGTCTCCCTGTACGACTTTGAAAACCGAGAGAAACTCTTTGAGGATGTTGACGGACGGACAAGGTTCTCGCTGCTTACGCTCTCAAACGAACCATCGTCAAAAGAGGCTGATTACGTCTTCTTTGCCCATGAGCCATCCGATATCGATGATGAATCTAGACACGTCAAGTTAAGTCCGAATGAGATCGGTCAGTTGAATCCAATAACAAAGACTGCACCTCTTGTTCGTGGACGAAAAGCGCTCGAAATCCTTCAGAAGCAGCACGATATTTCACCGATATTTGTAGGTGAGGAAGGAGACGAAGAAGCGGAGAACACCAATCCGTGGGGCGTCACGTATAAGAGGATGTTCGATATGTCTACAGACTCAGATCAGTTCATCTCAATCAATGAACTTTCAGACGGAACACGAGAGAGAAATGGCGACATCAACATGGGCGATGAGACGTACAAGCGGTTGTATGAGGGTCGTATGGTGGGACAGTACAATCATCGGAAATCTCACGCGAAGGACGCTGACGGCAACCTGTTCCGATCTGGGACGAAAGAGCCCACCAAAGAGACGAACTTATCCAACCCCGATTTCACCGTGAATGCTCGGTATTATCTCCCGTCCGAGTCCGTTGATGCTGCAACTCCAGGTGATTACCCACATGAGTGGTTTATCGGGTTCAAGGATATTACCAGCGCGACGAACTCTCGGACTATGATTGCTTCTGTTCTCCCCCATACAGCGGTGGGCAACAAATTCCCCCTGTTGCTTACTTCTCGTCCCGCCAGAGAGGTGGCATGTTTGCTGACGAATCTCAATTCAATGGCGTACGACTTTGCGTGCCGTCAGAAGATTGGGAATGTCACCCTCAACTGGTATATTGTGAGGCAGACGCCAGTTCTCTCTCCAGAAGTGTATCGAGGGCAAACGATTCGAGGTGAGCCAATGGTAGACTGGATAAGCGAGCGAGTGGCAGAGCTGACATACACCGCCCATGACCTGGATTCGTGGGGTGATGATCTTGGCTTCCAATCAACGCCCTATGATTGGGATTCCGAACGAAGAACGGAACTCCGGGCAGAGCTTGATGGGCTCTTCTTTCACCTCTATGAGCTCACAGAGACTGACGTGAATCATATTATCAATAGTTTCGGAGCACTTCGCCGTCGCGGAGATGGAGAGTTCGAGTACAAGTCACAAGTGCTGGACGTCTATCGATCGCTCTCTGACGAGTTTAGCCGTGAACAATCGAATGAATCTCTGTCTGTATCGACTCGGTGA
- a CDS encoding AAA family ATPase yields the protein MSRISVTTLRDRLASNHNVLLYGPPGTGKTDLMLKLQNELESGSEAEQEPSKVFDSSSIEAPFETGEPSGDDRDFPGEVKTAWLTFHESTTHEEFIVGLRPQPTDGGVSLEPRAGILLSLAEHARNGNTSVIFIDEINRANVSKVFGQFITLMEPDKRLDTDGDQQQSTVGITFQQLDDGDEVKNPWGDDFTIEFPFHLPQNLYLVASMNSLDRSTAPLDSALARRFDQVSVEPDYTALADHLGTDAVTGVELSPDPQSVSPEKIAIALLWRTNQFLRSVYGDDFQLGPGYVWSVGEADSDTEAIEELAVAWDSRILPKLREVFRSREDQLATLLKADESLNGMNNPYHRDEIPAEWGKVGADGPLQLPDLRNLDTADQRTVLHGLARSD from the coding sequence ATGAGTAGGATTAGTGTGACCACCCTTCGAGATCGGTTAGCATCCAATCACAACGTCTTGTTATATGGTCCACCAGGAACAGGAAAGACAGATCTCATGCTCAAGCTCCAGAATGAGCTGGAGTCTGGGTCAGAGGCAGAACAAGAACCCAGTAAGGTGTTCGATTCTTCTTCAATCGAAGCACCATTTGAGACTGGTGAACCCTCTGGTGATGATCGTGACTTTCCAGGGGAGGTGAAAACAGCTTGGCTTACCTTTCACGAAAGTACGACACACGAAGAATTTATCGTAGGGTTACGGCCACAACCTACTGATGGTGGAGTTAGCTTAGAGCCCCGTGCTGGTATCCTGCTCTCGTTGGCAGAACATGCTCGGAATGGGAATACCAGCGTGATCTTTATTGACGAAATTAACCGGGCTAACGTCTCGAAAGTATTTGGTCAATTCATCACGCTGATGGAACCTGACAAGCGTCTTGATACGGACGGTGATCAACAACAATCCACTGTCGGGATTACTTTCCAACAGCTTGACGATGGAGACGAGGTGAAGAATCCGTGGGGAGACGATTTTACAATCGAATTTCCGTTCCATCTCCCTCAGAACCTGTATTTAGTTGCATCAATGAACTCTCTTGACCGATCAACGGCACCTCTAGATTCAGCTCTCGCTCGCCGCTTCGATCAGGTGAGCGTTGAACCAGACTATACAGCGCTTGCGGACCATCTCGGAACTGACGCTGTTACTGGGGTGGAATTATCGCCAGATCCACAGTCTGTATCGCCTGAAAAGATCGCTATTGCTCTTCTTTGGCGAACAAACCAGTTCTTGCGGAGCGTATACGGCGACGACTTTCAGCTTGGACCCGGATACGTGTGGTCTGTCGGAGAGGCAGATTCTGACACAGAGGCCATAGAAGAACTTGCTGTGGCTTGGGATAGCCGAATTCTGCCCAAGCTTCGTGAAGTCTTCCGGTCCCGTGAGGATCAACTAGCGACACTACTGAAGGCAGATGAGTCTCTTAATGGCATGAATAACCCATATCATCGTGACGAAATTCCCGCCGAATGGGGCAAGGTCGGAGCTGATGGTCCACTTCAACTACCGGATCTTCGTAATTTGGACACCGCTGATCAGCGAACAGTCCTTCATGGCCTTGCGCGATCTGACTGA
- a CDS encoding LA2681 family HEPN domain-containing protein: protein MPDVPDNLQDLSEHIHVNRGIENPDAAYTTLVNADDADWAELHDETRLHLTGVLYNLSEDLQRQDGLDRIIELHTETFPDTDALSPAHEAIRHYQLANAYSLRHTVTGDDTQHTFFESTDLLNAIGHARASVSDEYDTDVTPTQQLQRYTNFAGYLARTGRVCEALHWHHKAVEINPEHGMALGKRAITKQYYASLVPSQSYAARILHSAYTDYEAALQNADDVYPQAKTRFRAGMESIEQFADDQLTIETEDEYELGDGKFDVKYHEWVLNNRLYLNPLNDISMHSFVAHDPVTLPGMIMPDGEEFPYPGVFNQIKQEFVSARYMYYEGWMRSVGHSSDRNVTLQDTLDYSVYGYRTEQIKSAFRTAYSVFDKIAVIINEYYDLGHDDPSFRSVWYNRGHYSKGLEEQFVDSDNWALNALFWLRKDFHEDSGQNDDESPVVVAHELRDLRNAIEHDYLKVYRDGIVSEPPDRSWLQDTQYYPVGEKELREVTVEMLRLARAALLYTTFALAEEERMKREEIDGTVLPMGGNATIPDDEKR from the coding sequence ATGCCTGACGTCCCAGATAATCTTCAGGACCTTTCCGAACACATCCACGTGAACCGTGGTATCGAGAATCCAGACGCCGCGTACACTACCCTCGTCAACGCAGACGATGCAGACTGGGCGGAGCTCCACGATGAAACGCGACTACACCTCACCGGCGTGCTGTACAACCTGTCGGAAGACCTGCAACGGCAAGACGGGTTAGATCGCATCATCGAATTGCACACCGAAACGTTCCCCGACACTGACGCCTTGTCACCGGCACACGAAGCGATTCGACACTACCAATTAGCGAACGCGTACTCGCTCCGACACACCGTCACCGGCGACGATACGCAACACACGTTCTTCGAATCTACCGACCTGTTAAACGCGATCGGGCATGCCAGAGCTAGCGTCAGCGACGAATACGACACCGACGTCACACCCACACAACAACTCCAACGGTACACGAATTTCGCCGGGTACCTCGCCAGAACCGGAAGGGTATGCGAAGCACTGCACTGGCATCACAAAGCCGTTGAAATCAATCCGGAACACGGCATGGCGCTCGGCAAACGCGCAATCACGAAACAGTACTACGCTAGCCTGGTACCGTCACAATCGTACGCCGCCCGGATCCTCCACTCAGCGTACACCGATTACGAAGCCGCGTTGCAGAACGCTGACGACGTGTACCCGCAAGCCAAGACACGATTCCGAGCCGGGATGGAGTCTATCGAACAGTTCGCCGACGACCAGTTAACGATCGAAACTGAAGACGAGTACGAGCTCGGTGACGGGAAATTCGACGTCAAGTACCACGAGTGGGTGCTCAACAACCGGTTGTACCTGAACCCGTTGAACGATATCTCAATGCACTCATTCGTCGCGCACGACCCTGTCACACTCCCGGGAATGATCATGCCCGATGGAGAGGAATTTCCGTATCCCGGTGTATTCAACCAGATCAAACAGGAGTTCGTGTCCGCGCGGTACATGTATTATGAAGGGTGGATGAGATCAGTCGGGCATTCCTCTGATAGGAATGTCACGCTGCAAGATACGCTCGATTACTCCGTGTACGGGTACCGAACCGAGCAAATCAAATCCGCGTTCCGAACGGCGTACTCCGTATTCGATAAAATCGCCGTCATCATCAACGAGTACTACGATCTCGGACACGACGACCCGTCATTCCGGTCAGTATGGTACAACCGTGGGCACTACAGTAAGGGGTTAGAAGAACAGTTCGTGGACTCGGATAACTGGGCGTTGAACGCGTTGTTCTGGCTCAGGAAAGATTTCCATGAAGACTCCGGGCAGAACGACGACGAGTCGCCGGTTGTGGTCGCGCATGAACTCCGAGACCTCCGGAATGCGATCGAGCACGACTATCTTAAAGTGTACCGTGATGGGATCGTGTCCGAACCCCCGGACAGAAGTTGGTTGCAAGACACGCAGTACTACCCGGTCGGTGAGAAAGAGTTGCGAGAGGTGACGGTGGAAATGCTGCGATTAGCTCGCGCAGCGCTGCTGTACACGACGTTCGCGTTAGCAGAAGAGGAACGGATGAAGCGAGAAGAAATTGACGGGACTGTCCTGCCGATGGGCGGGAACGCCACGATACCCGATGATGAGAAACGGTGA
- a CDS encoding McrC family protein encodes MVLVQEYGDPVQIRGNPSQLAEAFDYAEEHWAARLGTSDVFDVTVIPNGVEIRPLGVTGQVTVAGDSIEIVPKYLFPEEVDNWHGSVADILAFSQTESFDLVSSATGERDVSTFVDLLAGAFADQLRDGLRHGLPTEYVRRKETAGAVRGRLVIEDLYPQVLKDPTKVVSESDELSVDTILGRVLRWAANEYAHLTTDPSVRSRLLELETRLSEASKQPPSLAQLDRLFIPPQYRRFERAVELAIWLRRNEGPSLRSDELDLQGVLISTHDLYQDFVDACLSYISRDEDWKFTSEPPTHVSTTPSNLTAYPDHVLQTSQGDLLLDSKYVVSADWDQPDNRGEKRPDLSEVYQVMAAGRAREIEDVGLVYPSVSDQYTGPWSIQGAGNPLRIHLVEIDPSSFKFRNIERFTESIQTEIHSIVHG; translated from the coding sequence ATGGTCCTTGTCCAAGAGTACGGCGACCCAGTCCAGATTAGAGGTAATCCAAGTCAGTTAGCTGAAGCATTTGACTATGCGGAGGAGCACTGGGCTGCTCGATTGGGAACAAGCGACGTCTTTGACGTGACGGTAATCCCAAATGGTGTTGAAATCAGACCACTTGGAGTCACGGGACAGGTCACCGTAGCTGGTGATAGTATAGAGATTGTCCCGAAATATTTGTTCCCAGAAGAGGTGGACAATTGGCATGGAAGTGTTGCTGACATTCTAGCGTTCTCTCAGACAGAGAGCTTTGACTTAGTAAGTTCAGCCACGGGTGAAAGAGATGTCTCTACTTTCGTCGATCTGCTGGCAGGGGCATTTGCTGACCAGTTACGAGATGGTCTTCGCCATGGCCTTCCGACAGAATATGTCCGTAGAAAGGAGACTGCAGGTGCCGTAAGAGGACGTCTCGTTATCGAAGACTTGTACCCTCAGGTGCTGAAAGACCCAACTAAAGTGGTTTCCGAGTCTGATGAACTATCTGTAGATACAATACTCGGGAGGGTACTTCGGTGGGCCGCCAATGAATACGCACATCTCACGACTGATCCGTCTGTACGAAGCAGATTGCTGGAGTTAGAGACTAGACTGTCAGAAGCTAGTAAGCAACCACCAAGCTTGGCCCAATTGGATCGATTATTTATCCCACCCCAATATCGCCGTTTTGAACGGGCAGTTGAGCTCGCCATTTGGCTAAGGCGGAACGAAGGACCCTCACTCCGAAGTGACGAGCTGGATCTTCAGGGAGTATTGATAAGCACACATGATCTGTATCAGGATTTTGTTGATGCTTGTCTAAGTTACATCTCCCGTGACGAAGATTGGAAATTCACGTCTGAACCTCCGACTCATGTCTCCACAACACCATCAAATCTGACTGCGTATCCCGACCACGTCTTGCAGACTTCTCAGGGAGATCTCCTACTTGATTCGAAATACGTGGTTTCAGCCGACTGGGACCAACCAGACAACCGGGGTGAGAAGCGACCCGACCTCAGCGAAGTCTACCAAGTAATGGCAGCCGGAAGAGCGCGAGAGATTGAGGACGTCGGTCTCGTATATCCTTCGGTGTCAGACCAATACACTGGGCCATGGTCCATTCAGGGTGCTGGAAATCCTCTTAGGATACATCTGGTCGAAATTGACCCTTCCTCATTCAAATTCAGGAATATCGAAAGGTTCACCGAGTCGATACAGACAGAGATTCATTCGATTGTTCACGGCTAA